Proteins encoded together in one Streptomyces sp. NA04227 window:
- a CDS encoding CinA family protein codes for MSGPAHEALRLLRSRGETLAVAESLTGGLVAADLTAVPGASRAFRGSVTPYATELKHRLLGVDAEILRARGAVDPEVALQMARGVREALDADWGIATTGVAGPEPQDGQPVGTVFVAVRGPLGEGKVAALRLKGDRAEIRRESARSVLALLCEELPGQQSRNERTQDTEQYGGT; via the coding sequence ATGAGCGGGCCCGCCCACGAGGCCCTGCGGCTGCTGCGGTCCCGTGGTGAGACGCTCGCGGTGGCCGAGTCGCTGACCGGCGGTCTGGTGGCCGCCGACCTCACCGCGGTGCCGGGTGCCTCCCGCGCCTTCCGCGGCTCTGTCACTCCCTACGCCACCGAACTGAAGCACCGGCTCCTCGGCGTCGATGCGGAGATACTCAGGGCCCGCGGGGCCGTCGATCCCGAGGTCGCGCTGCAGATGGCGCGGGGCGTGCGTGAGGCGCTCGATGCCGACTGGGGGATCGCGACCACCGGCGTCGCGGGGCCCGAGCCGCAGGACGGACAGCCGGTCGGGACCGTGTTCGTCGCGGTGCGGGGGCCACTCGGCGAGGGGAAAGTGGCCGCACTGCGATTGAAAGGCGATCGGGCGGAAATCCGTAGGGAGAGTGCACGGAGCGTGCTCGCACTGCTTTGTGAAGAGCTTCCGGGGCAACAGTCCCGGAACGAGCGGACACAGGATACGGAACAATACGGGGGGACTTGA
- a CDS encoding Fpg/Nei family DNA glycosylase: MPEGDSVWQAARQLDSALAGEPLTRCDLRVPRLATVDLTGRRVLEVTPRGKHLLTRVEGGLTLHSHLGMEGSWRIFEPEERWRGGQGHQIRAILANSARTAVGYRLPVLELVRTGEESGIVGHLGPDLLGPDWDPAKALANLLTEPDRELGEALLDQRNLAGIGNVYKSEICFLLRVTPWLPVGELPAQATEQLPLLAKKLLEANRDRPLRRTTGRPDQRHYVYARAPRPCLRCMTSVRVADQGEPGRERPTYWCPRCQQGPSPAPARTRTPGGSAINPRTSTQPRRPRRTPGA; this comes from the coding sequence ATGCCCGAAGGAGATTCCGTCTGGCAGGCCGCCCGGCAACTGGACAGTGCGCTGGCGGGTGAGCCGCTGACCCGTTGCGACCTGCGTGTGCCGCGACTGGCCACGGTCGATCTGACCGGCCGCCGCGTCCTGGAGGTGACCCCGCGCGGCAAGCATCTCCTCACCCGCGTCGAAGGGGGCCTCACGCTCCACTCCCATCTGGGCATGGAGGGGAGTTGGCGGATCTTCGAGCCGGAGGAGCGCTGGCGCGGCGGCCAGGGCCACCAGATCCGCGCGATCCTCGCCAACTCGGCCCGTACCGCGGTGGGTTACCGGCTGCCCGTGCTGGAACTGGTGAGGACCGGCGAGGAGTCCGGGATCGTCGGCCACCTCGGCCCGGATCTGCTCGGGCCGGACTGGGACCCCGCGAAGGCCCTGGCCAATCTGCTCACCGAGCCGGACCGGGAACTCGGCGAGGCACTGCTCGACCAGCGCAACCTCGCCGGAATCGGCAATGTCTACAAGTCCGAGATCTGCTTCCTGCTGCGCGTCACCCCCTGGCTCCCGGTCGGCGAACTGCCCGCGCAGGCCACCGAGCAACTCCCCCTGCTCGCCAAGAAGCTCCTCGAAGCCAACCGCGACCGCCCGCTGCGCCGGACCACCGGCCGCCCCGACCAACGCCACTACGTCTACGCCCGCGCCCCGCGCCCGTGCCTGCGCTGCATGACGTCCGTCCGCGTGGCCGACCAGGGCGAGCCCGGCCGCGAACGGCCCACCTACTGGTGCCCCAGGTGCCAGCAGGGCCCCTCCCCCGCCCCGGCGCGCACACGCACCCCCGGCGGCTCCGCGATCAACCCCCGCACCTCCACGCAACCCCGGCGCCCACGCCGTACGCCGGGCGCCTGA
- the rimO gene encoding 30S ribosomal protein S12 methylthiotransferase RimO: MPDRRTVALVTLGCARNEVDSEELAGRLEADGWELVEDAAGADVAVVNTCGFVEAAKKDSVDALLEANDLKEHGRTQAVVAVGCMAERYGKELAEALPEADGVLGFDDYTDISDRLRTILGGGIHAAHTPRDRRKLLPVSPVARQEAGAQVAVPGHAPADLPDLPEGLAPASGPRAPLRRRLGTAPVASVKLASGCDRRCSFCAIPSFRGSFLSRRPSDVLNETRWLAEQGVKEIMLVSENNTSYGKDLGDIRLLDSLLPELAAVDGIERVRVSYLQPAEMRPDLIDVLTSTEKVVPYFDLSFQHSAPAVLRAMRRFGDTDRFLDLLETVRSKAPQAGVRSNFIVGFPGESESDLAELERFLTGARLDAIGVFGYSDEDGTEAAGYTDKLPADVVAERLARVSRLAEELTAQRADERIGETVEVLVESDGSRVDEAAEDTDETEVYGRAAHQAPETDGQVYLTGVEGIAVGSLVEAKVVATEGVDLVAEPIGLSGECHEEAGR; the protein is encoded by the coding sequence ATGCCAGATCGCCGTACCGTCGCCCTTGTCACGCTTGGCTGCGCCCGCAACGAGGTGGACTCGGAGGAGCTCGCAGGCCGTTTGGAGGCGGACGGCTGGGAACTCGTCGAGGACGCCGCGGGAGCGGACGTCGCCGTCGTCAACACCTGCGGCTTCGTCGAAGCCGCCAAGAAGGACTCCGTCGACGCCCTCCTTGAGGCGAACGATCTCAAGGAGCACGGCCGTACGCAGGCCGTCGTCGCGGTCGGCTGCATGGCCGAGCGGTACGGCAAGGAGCTCGCCGAGGCGCTGCCCGAGGCGGACGGTGTGCTCGGCTTCGACGACTACACCGACATCTCCGACCGGCTGCGGACCATCCTGGGCGGCGGCATCCATGCCGCCCACACCCCGCGCGACCGCCGCAAGCTGCTGCCGGTCAGCCCGGTGGCACGCCAGGAGGCCGGTGCCCAGGTCGCGGTCCCGGGCCACGCGCCCGCCGATCTGCCGGATCTGCCGGAGGGTCTGGCGCCCGCCTCCGGACCGCGCGCACCGCTGCGACGCAGACTCGGCACCGCCCCGGTGGCCTCGGTGAAGCTCGCCTCCGGCTGCGACCGGCGCTGCTCGTTCTGCGCCATCCCGTCCTTCCGCGGCTCCTTCCTCTCGCGGCGCCCCTCCGACGTGCTGAACGAGACGCGCTGGCTGGCCGAGCAGGGCGTGAAGGAGATCATGCTGGTCTCCGAGAACAACACCTCGTACGGCAAGGACCTCGGGGACATCCGGCTGCTCGACTCGCTGCTGCCCGAACTCGCCGCGGTGGACGGCATCGAGCGGGTGCGGGTCAGCTATCTGCAGCCCGCGGAGATGCGGCCCGACCTGATCGACGTGCTCACCTCGACCGAGAAGGTCGTGCCCTACTTCGATCTCTCCTTCCAGCACTCGGCGCCCGCGGTGCTGCGCGCCATGCGCCGCTTCGGCGACACCGACCGCTTCCTCGACCTGCTCGAGACGGTCCGCTCCAAGGCCCCGCAGGCGGGCGTGCGCTCGAACTTCATCGTGGGCTTCCCCGGCGAGAGCGAGTCCGACCTCGCCGAGCTGGAGCGCTTCCTCACCGGCGCCCGCCTCGACGCGATCGGGGTCTTCGGCTACTCCGACGAGGACGGCACGGAGGCCGCCGGATACACGGACAAGCTCCCCGCGGACGTCGTTGCCGAACGCCTCGCGAGAGTCTCCCGGCTCGCCGAGGAGCTCACCGCCCAGCGCGCGGACGAACGCATCGGTGAGACCGTGGAAGTACTGGTGGAGAGCGACGGCAGCCGCGTCGACGAGGCGGCCGAGGACACGGACGAGACCGAGGTGTACGGGCGCGCGGCGCACCAGGCGCCCGAGACGGACGGACAGGTCTACCTGACCGGCGTCGAGGGGATCGCGGTGGGCTCGCTGGTCGAGGCCAAGGTGGTGGCCACCGAAGGCGTCGACCTGGTGGCGGAGCCGATCGGGCTCTCCGGAGAGTGTCACGAGGAGGCAGGCAGATGA
- the pgsA gene encoding CDP-diacylglycerol--glycerol-3-phosphate 3-phosphatidyltransferase, translating to MTGAPASAAGGSGASAAKPVRGGKPDGSAVRQVSLWNVANLLTMARLLLVPGFVALMLAGGGYDPAWRSLAWAAFAIAMITDLFDGHLARTYNLVTDFGKIADPIADKAIMGAALICLSALGDLPWWVTAVILSRELGITLLRFWVIRYGVIPASRGGKLKTLAQGTAVGMYVLALTGPLATLRWWVMAVAVVLTVVTGLDYIQRAIVLRRRGLAARRAVDSGGTESAGASVVAAPPQAVAGEGAATADAGRRVGGEGAAAGEGRAGERPAVERDR from the coding sequence ATGACCGGAGCTCCGGCGTCCGCCGCGGGCGGCTCCGGCGCATCGGCGGCGAAGCCGGTGCGCGGGGGAAAGCCGGACGGTTCGGCCGTCCGCCAGGTCAGCCTCTGGAACGTCGCCAACCTGCTGACCATGGCCCGGCTGCTGCTGGTGCCCGGCTTCGTGGCGCTGATGCTCGCGGGCGGCGGCTACGACCCCGCCTGGCGCTCGCTGGCCTGGGCCGCCTTCGCCATCGCCATGATCACCGACCTGTTCGACGGCCATCTGGCGCGTACGTACAACCTGGTCACCGACTTCGGCAAGATCGCCGACCCCATCGCCGACAAGGCGATCATGGGCGCGGCGTTGATCTGTCTGTCGGCCCTCGGCGACCTGCCGTGGTGGGTGACCGCCGTGATCCTCTCCAGGGAACTCGGCATCACGCTGTTGCGGTTCTGGGTGATCCGGTACGGCGTGATCCCCGCGAGCCGCGGCGGCAAGCTGAAGACGCTCGCCCAGGGCACCGCGGTGGGCATGTACGTACTGGCGCTGACCGGCCCGCTGGCCACCCTGCGCTGGTGGGTGATGGCGGTGGCCGTGGTGCTCACCGTGGTCACCGGACTCGACTACATCCAGCGAGCGATCGTGCTGCGCAGGCGCGGGCTCGCCGCGCGGCGGGCGGTGGACAGTGGCGGCACGGAGTCGGCCGGTGCTTCCGTGGTCGCAGCGCCTCCGCAGGCCGTAGCGGGTGAGGGTGCCGCGACCGCGGACGCGGGCCGGCGGGTGGGCGGCGAGGGCGCCGCTGCCGGGGAAGGGCGCGCGGGTGAGCGGCCCGCGGTGGAGCGGGACCGATGA
- a CDS encoding helix-turn-helix domain-containing protein: protein MILLRRLLGDVLRRQRQRQGRTLREVSSSARVSLGYLSEVERGQKEASSELLSAICDALDVRMSELMREVSDDLALAELAQSAAATESVPAPVRPMLGSVSVTGVPPERVTIKAPAEAVDVVAA from the coding sequence ATGATTCTGCTCCGTCGCCTGCTGGGTGACGTGCTGCGTCGGCAGCGCCAGCGCCAGGGCCGTACTCTGCGCGAAGTCTCCTCGTCCGCCCGAGTCTCTCTCGGCTATCTCTCCGAGGTGGAGCGGGGGCAGAAGGAGGCGTCCTCCGAGCTGCTCTCCGCCATCTGCGACGCGCTTGACGTACGGATGTCCGAGCTCATGCGCGAGGTCAGCGACGACCTCGCACTCGCCGAGCTGGCCCAGTCGGCAGCCGCCACAGAGTCTGTCCCCGCACCGGTACGTCCGATGCTGGGTTCCGTCTCCGTGACCGGTGTGCCACCGGAACGCGTCACGATCAAGGCACCCGCGGAGGCGGTGGACGTCGTCGCCGCCTGA
- a CDS encoding Dps family protein: MYVVKSPLADADLKVVSEALQGALVDLVDLSLVAKQVHWNVIGQRFRTVHLQLDDVVDTARKHSDTVAERASTLGVSPDGRAVTVAKSTGIDQVAEGWIKDTDAVDTLVKALGAVITRMRERVLSTADPDPVTQDIFIQLTADLEKHHWMFQAENG; encoded by the coding sequence ATGTACGTCGTGAAGAGCCCACTGGCGGACGCTGATCTCAAGGTCGTCTCCGAGGCCCTGCAGGGTGCCCTGGTCGACCTCGTGGATCTCTCCCTCGTGGCAAAGCAGGTGCACTGGAATGTGATCGGACAGCGGTTCCGCACTGTCCACCTGCAACTCGACGATGTCGTCGACACGGCCCGTAAGCACTCCGACACCGTCGCGGAACGGGCCTCCACACTCGGGGTCTCTCCCGACGGCCGGGCCGTGACGGTCGCCAAGAGCACCGGCATCGACCAGGTCGCCGAGGGCTGGATCAAGGACACCGACGCGGTCGACACCCTGGTCAAGGCACTCGGCGCCGTGATCACCAGGATGCGTGAGCGGGTGCTGAGCACGGCCGACCCCGACCCGGTGACCCAGGACATCTTCATCCAGCTCACCGCCGATCTGGAGAAGCACCACTGGATGTTCCAGGCGGAGAACGGATGA
- a CDS encoding helix-turn-helix domain-containing protein — MGNSPEDDSQSDVPSVDDGPSVGETLRKARIEAGLSIEAVSAATRVRAPIVQGIEQDDYSRCGGDVYARGHIRTLARAAGIDPKPLIERFDAERGGAPAPTPATPLFEAERIRRAEPRRPNWTAAMVAAIVVVIGFVGFTLANGNDDKGGHEAAEGSTPQTSKPVTKPGHDKPGGTRPTPTESAIAAAPRDKVTVVVEAADGRSWIAARDHNGRTLFDGMLKQGQTKTFQDKEKIGLILGDAGAIDLVVNGKPVDDEFRPGQVERLSYTKGDPAAG; from the coding sequence ATCGGCAACTCCCCCGAAGACGACAGCCAGTCGGACGTCCCGTCGGTAGATGACGGCCCGTCGGTCGGTGAGACGCTCAGGAAGGCCCGTATCGAGGCCGGTCTGAGCATCGAAGCAGTCAGCGCGGCCACCCGCGTGCGTGCGCCGATCGTTCAGGGCATCGAACAGGACGACTACTCCCGCTGCGGCGGCGATGTCTACGCGCGCGGTCACATCCGCACGCTGGCCCGCGCCGCAGGCATCGATCCGAAGCCGCTCATCGAACGCTTCGACGCGGAACGCGGCGGTGCGCCCGCGCCCACCCCCGCCACTCCCTTGTTCGAGGCGGAACGTATCCGCCGGGCCGAACCGCGCCGCCCCAACTGGACCGCGGCGATGGTCGCCGCGATCGTCGTGGTGATCGGCTTCGTCGGCTTCACACTCGCGAACGGCAACGACGACAAGGGTGGCCACGAGGCCGCCGAGGGCTCGACCCCGCAGACCAGCAAGCCGGTCACCAAGCCCGGTCACGACAAGCCGGGCGGCACGCGTCCGACTCCTACCGAGAGCGCCATCGCGGCAGCGCCGCGCGACAAGGTCACCGTCGTCGTCGAGGCGGCGGACGGGCGGAGCTGGATCGCCGCCCGCGACCACAACGGCCGCACCCTCTTCGACGGCATGCTCAAGCAGGGCCAGACCAAGACCTTCCAGGACAAGGAGAAGATCGGCCTGATCCTGGGCGACGCCGGTGCCATCGATCTGGTGGTGAACGGCAAGCCCGTGGACGACGAGTTCCGTCCCGGTCAGGTCGAGCGCCTCTCGTACACGAAGGGCGACCCGGCGGCCGGCTGA